The nucleotide window GCTGAACCTCAAGCGACCTCCCCTGGTCGGCGAGCCCTTCCCGGTGGCCTTGCACGTCAAACTTGGCGGACGCGTCACCTTGACCGTCCCCGTCAATCCTTACCGATCCTCCTGACCAAAACAGCGACGACGGGGAGCCCGTTGGGCTCCCCGTCGTGAGGC belongs to Deinococcus yavapaiensis KR-236 and includes:
- a CDS encoding copper chaperone PCu(A)C, with the protein product MTEHSEHQEVDTNLQPGETIKFELGGNHLMLLNLKRPPLVGEPFPVALHVKLGGRVTLTVPVNPYRSS